A window of Synechococcales cyanobacterium T60_A2020_003 contains these coding sequences:
- a CDS encoding YbhB/YbcL family Raf kinase inhibitor-like protein, protein MTITLTSPAFKDGQAIPSTFTCDGADLSPPLSWKSVPEDTQSLVLIVDDPDAPKGTWVHWVLFDVPGSTTELPEGIPSKATVLSGAKQGKNDFKRIGYGGPCPPPGKAHRYYFKLYALDKILNLEAGATKADLEALMKGHILAQGQLMGLYMRGK, encoded by the coding sequence ATGACCATTACCCTAACTAGCCCTGCCTTCAAGGATGGACAGGCCATTCCTTCGACCTTCACCTGCGATGGTGCCGATCTATCCCCGCCCCTAAGCTGGAAATCTGTTCCAGAGGATACCCAAAGCCTTGTGCTGATTGTGGACGATCCCGACGCACCGAAGGGAACCTGGGTGCATTGGGTATTGTTTGATGTCCCAGGCAGCACGACCGAACTTCCAGAAGGGATTCCGTCCAAGGCAACAGTTCTCAGCGGTGCGAAGCAAGGCAAGAATGACTTTAAACGCATCGGCTACGGCGGGCCTTGTCCACCCCCCGGAAAAGCGCATCGATATTACTTCAAGCTATATGCGTTGGATAAAATACTAAACCTTGAGGCGGGGGCAACCAAGGCAGACCTTGAAGCACTGATGAAAGGCCACATCCTGGCTCAGGGACAGTTGATGGGACTCTATATGCGTGGAAAATGA